In Aureibaculum algae, the following are encoded in one genomic region:
- a CDS encoding aminotransferase class V-fold PLP-dependent enzyme: protein MNDNNNHRRKFIKTISTAMAGFAVAPAFASTNLKKGNHSISDLSPANDDSEAYWEKVKQEFIFVDGLKYFNNASLGSSPVLVQRATRNFRETLDSFPSKYMWGGWDEEKEKTRKAVADFFSVSNEEIALIHNTTEGMNLIARSMDLKKGDEVILIDHEHTSGTIPWEVWQETKGVKLVRPNVPILPKNKEEIIEIYKKAITSKTKVISMCHMVNTNGMILPVKEVSEMAHKKGILVAVDGAQAAGMFRIDLHDLGCDFYTVSSHKWLFSPKGVGIFYSKKESQQYLKPLMVCKGYKDETIRRLENYNTRNLPEVLGLGASINFLNAIGLEKIHNRTYELKKYFRNKVAGNPNLKLKTPADDNLSAAIQVVEVIGKPVSRVKTRLIDQYGIDCRPMSSFGLNAVRLSFAIYITKKDIDYLVSALESI from the coding sequence ATGAATGATAATAACAACCATCGTAGGAAATTCATAAAAACGATTTCAACAGCCATGGCCGGCTTTGCTGTTGCTCCTGCTTTTGCCTCCACTAACTTAAAAAAAGGTAACCATAGTATCAGTGATCTATCTCCAGCAAATGATGATTCAGAAGCCTATTGGGAAAAAGTAAAACAAGAATTTATATTTGTTGATGGACTCAAATATTTCAATAATGCATCCTTAGGTTCTTCACCCGTTTTAGTACAACGAGCCACAAGAAATTTTAGAGAAACTTTAGATAGTTTTCCCTCTAAATATATGTGGGGTGGTTGGGACGAAGAAAAAGAAAAAACGCGTAAAGCCGTGGCTGACTTCTTTTCGGTTTCTAATGAGGAAATTGCCCTTATACATAATACCACAGAAGGCATGAATCTTATTGCCCGAAGTATGGACTTAAAAAAAGGAGATGAAGTTATTCTTATTGATCATGAACATACGAGTGGTACCATACCTTGGGAAGTATGGCAAGAAACAAAAGGTGTAAAATTAGTGAGGCCTAATGTGCCCATTCTTCCAAAAAATAAAGAAGAAATTATTGAAATTTATAAAAAAGCAATTACGTCAAAAACTAAGGTGATTTCAATGTGTCATATGGTTAATACGAATGGTATGATATTACCAGTAAAAGAAGTTTCTGAAATGGCTCATAAAAAGGGCATTCTAGTAGCTGTTGATGGGGCTCAAGCAGCGGGTATGTTTCGTATTGACTTACATGATTTGGGTTGCGATTTTTATACTGTAAGTTCTCATAAATGGTTGTTCTCACCAAAAGGCGTTGGTATTTTTTATTCAAAAAAAGAGAGTCAACAGTATCTAAAACCTTTAATGGTCTGTAAAGGATATAAGGATGAGACTATAAGACGTTTAGAGAATTACAATACACGTAACTTACCTGAAGTTTTAGGTTTAGGTGCGAGCATCAATTTTTTAAATGCCATTGGTTTAGAGAAAATCCATAACAGAACTTATGAACTAAAAAAGTACTTTAGAAACAAAGTAGCAGGGAATCCTAATTTAAAATTAAAAACCCCTGCTGACGATAACCTTTCCGCAGCCATTCAAGTAGTTGAAGTTATTGGTAAACCTGTTTCTCGTGTAAAAACGAGATTAATTGACCAATATGGTATTGATTGCCGTCCTATGAGCTCCTTTGGTTTAAATGCAGTACGTCTCTCTTTTGCTATTTACATCACCAAAAAAGATATTGATTATTTGGTAAGTGCTTTAGAAAGTATATAG